In Spirochaeta lutea, one genomic interval encodes:
- a CDS encoding HEPN domain-containing protein, which yields MTAQANNWLEFARLDLETIEEIINNPRLTSMVAFHAQQCVEKSLKAII from the coding sequence ATGACCGCGCAAGCTAATAACTGGCTGGAATTTGCTCGATTGGATTTAGAAACAATTGAAGAAATTATTAATAATCCACGATTAACTTCCATGGTTGCATTTCATGCACAACAATGCGTAGAAAAATCATTAAAAGCAATTATTG
- a CDS encoding nucleotidyltransferase domain-containing protein, with amino-acid sequence MDGLREVIPKIISTLEPLNPYKIILFGSLTKKNRNQGNDIDIAVILDSNSLPSSFEERMENAILVEEYLFDLSLIYPIDITVYTKKEYEKLKEQKKSFIAELNLGETIYDRAS; translated from the coding sequence ATGGACGGACTCAGAGAAGTAATACCGAAGATTATCTCAACTCTTGAACCATTAAACCCCTATAAAATTATTCTATTTGGATCGCTGACAAAAAAAAACCGTAACCAAGGGAACGACATTGATATTGCTGTAATACTCGACTCCAATAGTTTACCATCCTCATTTGAAGAACGAATGGAAAATGCAATTTTAGTTGAAGAATATCTATTTGATCTAAGTCTGATATACCCAATCGACATAACCGTTTATACAAAAAAAGAATATGAGAAATTAAAAGAACAAAAAAAATCATTTATAGCCGAATTAAATTTAGGTGAGACAATTTATGACCGCGCAAGCTAA